In the genome of Bryobacteraceae bacterium, one region contains:
- a CDS encoding OmpA family protein: MARGLAKLFASLVIASTVVSAQGLNTAASKDDWEEINYEFNSSVLTDGFPSLLRLAELLNKNADHKVKLIGHADYIGSHPYNDRLGTARANAVKAFLEKYGARPGQITVETQGERAPKVPAQSREGRWMNRRVEMVVMDGAGKVVGAGGAADVVKALDALAKKQEECCSQILRRLDKLDDILAELRALKDQNKKLQDDVDELKKRPVTAAGAAGAAGAAGAAGAAGAAGAAGGAGAPGQAITSQQAQDLADKAAKKAVDEMRGGRGFGGPGGPKLSVLGLNAGPDGTGNVTFTGKGRFFAPFSENLAFQAQGEYLYFRDRKEGQADFGLVNRWDRFQLGGFASFKTVGLVGMQNNGTLGQMAFTGDYLFKHGKVGLFGTKSFLDNAVVNRANPIVNGSIRRNIVDETYLRVVDQIGGQTTLQLGPRAYLEGNIGYLHSRAGNDKPGGTLRFVFPINRMLAFTAEGGFNETLLERDTNGRATFGILFGNYMQPREFLDAGTPVPVDIPRVRYEVLTRRTVIGNDPPVVDAGPDQIGVAAGTINLDGSASFDPDGDPIKFRWTQIAGPTVTLSGADTATPSFTAAEGSMYAFRLTVTDDKGAQGIGRVSVTTRQAPRVRVIRFTANPSIIRPGQEAVLNYLVENADTVTITNVGGTLSPTSGTASVKPIETTTYTLTAKNGVSEETATVSVVVDRPLPRILQFAANPGTVEEGGKSTLTWQTADADSVDILPNVGTGMNANGSIEVTVNETTAYTLVAKSAAGETRATAIVTVRLVAPGERVPPRIVSFAAQPNEIIVGGKSTLTWFVENADEVTISPVVGKVNLSGTADVSPGANTTYLLTAKNRFGESTARATVSVFGPVSINTFTVQQSTIQNPGQRVTFDWTTSNARYVVIDPGLGQREANGSLSNAGPVRTQTYTLTAVGYAGSVATATVTVTVAPPPDPAANQPPQAVVAASVIRTGTTEVMLDASRSFDPEGKNITFSWRSIDGNGSVNNPTSATPTARLVNTNANVFDFEVTVTDEAGLISRATVRVIYVPAGPPPVAPN; encoded by the coding sequence ATGGCTCGCGGGCTAGCGAAGCTATTCGCCTCTTTGGTCATCGCAAGTACAGTCGTGTCGGCGCAAGGTCTGAACACTGCCGCCTCGAAAGACGACTGGGAAGAAATCAACTACGAGTTCAACAGCTCTGTCCTCACCGACGGGTTCCCGAGCCTGCTGCGGCTGGCTGAGCTGCTCAACAAGAACGCGGATCACAAGGTGAAGTTGATCGGCCACGCCGACTACATCGGGTCGCATCCGTACAACGACCGGCTCGGCACGGCGCGCGCGAACGCGGTGAAGGCGTTCCTCGAGAAGTACGGCGCGCGGCCGGGACAGATCACCGTGGAGACGCAAGGCGAGCGGGCGCCCAAAGTGCCGGCGCAGTCGCGCGAGGGACGCTGGATGAACCGGCGTGTCGAGATGGTGGTGATGGATGGCGCGGGCAAAGTAGTGGGCGCTGGCGGCGCCGCCGATGTCGTGAAGGCGCTCGACGCGCTGGCCAAGAAGCAGGAAGAGTGCTGCTCACAGATCCTGCGGCGGCTGGACAAACTCGACGACATCCTGGCCGAATTGCGTGCTCTGAAAGATCAGAACAAGAAGCTGCAGGACGACGTCGATGAATTGAAGAAGCGTCCAGTGACGGCGGCAGGCGCCGCCGGAGCGGCGGGCGCAGCAGGTGCGGCCGGAGCCGCGGGCGCCGCTGGGGCGGCTGGCGGCGCGGGAGCGCCGGGCCAGGCGATCACGTCGCAGCAGGCGCAGGACCTCGCCGACAAGGCGGCCAAGAAAGCCGTCGACGAAATGCGCGGCGGACGCGGTTTCGGTGGACCGGGCGGACCGAAGTTGTCGGTGCTCGGACTGAACGCCGGTCCGGATGGAACCGGCAATGTCACGTTCACGGGCAAGGGGCGGTTCTTCGCTCCGTTCTCGGAGAACCTCGCGTTCCAGGCGCAGGGCGAGTACCTCTACTTCCGGGACCGGAAGGAAGGGCAAGCCGACTTCGGTCTGGTGAATCGTTGGGATCGGTTCCAATTGGGCGGCTTCGCGAGCTTCAAGACGGTGGGCCTGGTTGGAATGCAGAACAACGGTACGCTTGGCCAGATGGCCTTCACGGGCGACTACCTGTTCAAGCACGGCAAGGTCGGCTTGTTCGGAACGAAGTCGTTCCTGGATAACGCCGTCGTGAACCGGGCGAACCCGATCGTGAACGGCTCGATCCGGCGCAATATCGTCGATGAGACGTACCTGCGCGTGGTGGATCAGATCGGCGGGCAGACAACGCTGCAGCTCGGGCCGCGGGCCTACCTCGAAGGTAACATCGGGTACCTGCACAGCCGGGCGGGCAACGACAAGCCGGGCGGCACGCTGCGGTTCGTATTCCCGATCAACCGGATGCTCGCGTTCACGGCCGAGGGCGGCTTCAACGAAACGCTGCTCGAGCGCGACACCAACGGCCGGGCGACGTTCGGCATCCTGTTCGGGAACTACATGCAGCCGCGTGAATTCCTCGATGCGGGCACGCCTGTGCCAGTGGATATCCCGCGGGTGCGTTATGAAGTGCTGACGCGCCGCACGGTGATCGGCAACGATCCGCCGGTGGTGGACGCGGGTCCGGACCAGATCGGCGTGGCGGCCGGAACGATCAACCTCGACGGTTCGGCGTCGTTCGATCCGGACGGCGACCCGATCAAGTTCCGGTGGACGCAGATCGCCGGCCCGACGGTGACGTTGAGCGGCGCCGATACGGCAACGCCGAGCTTCACCGCCGCCGAGGGCAGCATGTACGCCTTCCGGCTGACCGTGACCGACGACAAGGGCGCCCAGGGCATCGGGCGTGTGAGCGTGACGACCAGACAGGCGCCGCGCGTGCGAGTGATCCGGTTCACGGCGAATCCGTCGATCATCCGGCCGGGTCAGGAAGCGGTGCTGAACTATCTGGTTGAGAACGCCGATACGGTGACGATTACCAACGTTGGCGGCACGCTGTCGCCGACCAGCGGCACGGCATCGGTGAAGCCGATCGAGACCACGACCTATACACTCACGGCCAAGAACGGCGTGAGCGAGGAGACGGCAACGGTGTCGGTGGTGGTTGACCGGCCGCTGCCGCGCATCCTTCAGTTCGCGGCGAACCCGGGAACGGTGGAGGAAGGCGGCAAGTCGACACTGACGTGGCAGACGGCCGATGCCGACTCGGTGGACATCCTGCCGAACGTCGGAACGGGCATGAACGCGAACGGGTCGATCGAGGTGACGGTGAACGAGACCACGGCGTACACGCTGGTGGCCAAGAGCGCCGCGGGCGAGACTCGCGCGACGGCGATCGTGACGGTGCGGCTGGTGGCTCCGGGCGAGCGAGTGCCTCCGCGAATCGTGTCCTTCGCGGCACAGCCGAACGAGATCATCGTCGGCGGCAAGTCGACGTTGACGTGGTTCGTCGAGAACGCTGACGAGGTGACGATTTCGCCGGTGGTCGGGAAGGTGAACCTTTCGGGAACCGCGGATGTCTCGCCGGGCGCGAACACCACCTACCTGTTGACGGCGAAGAACCGGTTCGGCGAGTCGACGGCGCGGGCGACCGTGTCGGTGTTCGGACCGGTGAGCATCAACACCTTCACGGTGCAGCAGAGCACGATTCAGAATCCGGGCCAGCGAGTCACGTTCGACTGGACGACGTCGAACGCGCGGTACGTAGTGATCGACCCGGGTCTCGGACAGCGCGAGGCGAACGGTTCATTGAGCAACGCCGGACCGGTTCGAACGCAAACCTACACACTGACGGCGGTCGGGTACGCGGGCAGTGTAGCGACGGCGACGGTGACGGTGACGGTGGCTCCGCCGCCCGATCCGGCGGCGAACCAGCCTCCGCAGGCGGTTGTGGCTGCAAGCGTGATCCGGACGGGTACAACGGAAGTGATGCTCGACGCATCGCGTTCGTTCGATCCGGAAGGGAAGAACATCACGTTCTCGTGGCGCAGCATCGACGGCAACGGGTCGGTGAACAATCCGACCTCGGCGACGCCGACGGCGCGGCTGGTAAACACGAACGCGAACGTGTTCGACTTCGAGGTTACAGTGACGGATGAGGCGGGCTTGATCTCGCGGGCTACGGTCCGGGTGATCTACGTGCCGGCGGGACCGCCGCCGGTGGCTCCGAACTGA
- a CDS encoding response regulator has product MTGETTPERDLESVGSAPPEEQLRRAVAAARGGRKNEARDSLRALLDESPNHIQGLLWAAALSETVDDAFWYLQRLLKLDPGNEQAGKILAMHEVRESMRQNGQQVDETFVEMEGAGTTWQCPLCLATASSRPRRCPRCRSIPALGDIEAILKNESVDETLVTEVAETLSRKAAAHPSFELCRDLALAYLNLKRSVEALPWLRRAAELREDESVTGAIDTLSGRRLILAVDDSPLVRRVVTAILERNGYRAVTATDGIQALARLNEATPSVILLDIEMPRMDGFQLCKVLRKNPHLKDIPVLLLTGSTTIQHRMRARLAGATDFLEKPLDEADLLAALDKHMAK; this is encoded by the coding sequence ATGACGGGCGAAACCACACCGGAACGAGACCTGGAGAGCGTCGGCAGCGCACCGCCGGAGGAACAACTGCGCCGCGCGGTAGCGGCGGCTCGCGGAGGGCGGAAGAACGAGGCGCGGGATTCGCTGCGCGCGCTGCTCGACGAGAGTCCGAATCACATCCAGGGACTGCTGTGGGCGGCGGCCTTATCCGAGACCGTGGACGATGCCTTCTGGTACCTGCAGCGGCTGCTGAAGCTGGACCCGGGCAACGAGCAGGCAGGCAAGATACTGGCGATGCATGAGGTACGGGAGTCGATGCGTCAGAACGGACAGCAGGTGGATGAAACGTTCGTCGAGATGGAGGGAGCGGGGACGACGTGGCAGTGCCCGTTGTGCCTGGCGACGGCGTCATCGAGACCCCGGCGGTGTCCGCGATGCCGATCGATCCCGGCGCTGGGCGATATCGAAGCGATCCTGAAGAACGAAAGTGTGGACGAGACGCTGGTGACGGAAGTGGCGGAGACACTGTCACGGAAAGCAGCCGCGCATCCGAGCTTCGAACTCTGCCGCGACCTCGCGCTGGCGTATCTGAATCTGAAGCGATCCGTCGAGGCGCTGCCGTGGCTTCGCCGCGCTGCGGAACTGCGGGAGGACGAGTCTGTGACCGGAGCCATCGACACGCTGAGCGGGCGCAGGTTGATCCTCGCCGTTGACGACAGTCCGCTTGTTCGACGAGTGGTGACGGCGATCCTAGAGCGGAACGGGTATCGCGCGGTGACGGCGACAGACGGAATTCAGGCGCTGGCGCGTTTGAACGAAGCGACGCCGTCGGTGATCCTGCTGGATATCGAGATGCCGCGGATGGACGGATTCCAGTTGTGCAAGGTGCTGAGGAAGAACCCGCACCTGAAGGATATTCCGGTATTGCTGCTGACCGGGTCGACGACAATTCAGCATCGGATGCGGGCGCGGCTGGCAGGAGCGACGGATTTTCTCGAGAAGCCGCTGGACGAGGCGGACCTGCTGGCGGCGCTGGACAAGCACATGGCGAAGTAG
- a CDS encoding insulinase family protein: MPNGLTVITDTKAAGGAAITISIDCGARDERASECGVANLSAQSALEGTASVSGRDATRLRAAYQIRGSAGVERTEFRAWVPAGSGCREAVGLLAGAISEATCYADVVEMEKRAAISELEMTEGTRERTRELLRWAVWREHGLGRPSAGAKASVMRLGRRHVLGFMDRQWRPERMTVAVVGPGDMASVEDEIAEAFGRMRPGADRTQTTPVWHPDAIYQRSAGPECHFAIGFPAVERGHRLAAGFDLLARVTAGGVESRLFRRLRTELNLVGRIRSEYRGYSDAGMWVIEGSTRRENETAAVRAVIEEMENFGNGCPVTEEELWKASRARGEAWRAESVDAVAWSRRLARDGGWRCGGENWSEAMAQASEVDALARRSVAYWLPEMGLARMGPELEREGLWQVRAAACGPRMSLQ, encoded by the coding sequence ATGCCCAACGGACTTACGGTGATCACGGACACGAAGGCCGCCGGAGGCGCGGCGATCACGATTTCGATTGACTGCGGAGCGCGCGACGAACGCGCTTCCGAATGCGGCGTGGCAAACCTCTCCGCGCAGTCGGCGCTCGAGGGAACCGCCAGCGTCAGCGGCCGGGATGCCACACGCCTCCGGGCGGCGTACCAGATTCGCGGTTCGGCCGGCGTGGAGCGCACGGAGTTTCGGGCCTGGGTTCCGGCGGGCAGCGGATGCCGGGAGGCAGTGGGTTTGCTGGCTGGAGCGATTTCGGAGGCCACCTGCTACGCCGATGTTGTGGAAATGGAGAAACGCGCGGCGATCTCCGAGCTCGAAATGACGGAAGGAACCCGGGAGCGCACCCGAGAGCTGCTGCGGTGGGCGGTGTGGCGGGAGCATGGATTGGGCCGGCCATCCGCGGGCGCGAAAGCTTCGGTGATGCGCCTTGGCCGCCGGCATGTTCTCGGGTTTATGGACAGGCAGTGGAGACCGGAACGGATGACGGTGGCCGTGGTTGGTCCGGGCGACATGGCGAGCGTCGAAGACGAGATCGCCGAGGCCTTCGGCCGGATGCGTCCCGGAGCCGACCGGACCCAGACTACGCCGGTGTGGCATCCGGACGCGATCTACCAGCGCTCGGCCGGTCCGGAGTGTCACTTCGCGATTGGATTTCCCGCTGTCGAGCGCGGTCATCGATTGGCGGCCGGCTTCGACCTGCTGGCGCGGGTGACGGCTGGCGGCGTGGAGTCGCGCCTGTTCCGGAGGCTCCGGACGGAGTTGAACCTCGTAGGCCGGATCCGGTCCGAGTATCGCGGATATTCGGACGCGGGGATGTGGGTGATCGAGGGGAGCACAAGGCGCGAGAACGAGACGGCCGCCGTACGGGCGGTGATCGAGGAGATGGAGAACTTCGGGAACGGGTGTCCGGTAACGGAGGAGGAACTTTGGAAGGCGTCGCGCGCCCGGGGAGAGGCTTGGCGCGCGGAATCCGTCGACGCGGTGGCGTGGTCGCGGCGTCTGGCGCGTGATGGCGGCTGGCGATGCGGCGGGGAGAACTGGAGCGAAGCGATGGCGCAAGCGAGCGAAGTGGATGCGTTGGCGCGGCGGTCCGTTGCGTATTGGCTTCCAGAGATGGGACTGGCCCGGATGGGGCCGGAGCTGGAGAGAGAGGGACTATGGCAAGTCCGTGCGGCCGCGTGCGGGCCCCGGATGAGTCTGCAATAA
- the sucB gene encoding 2-oxoglutarate dehydrogenase, E2 component, dihydrolipoamide succinyltransferase, translating into MPRRAGRDPLNDRGEIRRSFLFSDGSIRKVHGENRMTDVVMPQMGESIVEGTLTKWLKKPGDRVERDEPLFEISTDKVDSEIPSPAAGVLQEILIAEGNTVAINTVVGRIGEGGDVVTEKPATLPAAAPPPPPAPAGAQVTPVAAPLPMAATAPAEPPPPPEAAVSVAAADLGPLSPLVRRMARELSVDLNKVTGTGAGGRITKQDLEKFAAGQSTPASVPATPAPAPPVAAAPATPAAPAPAKPAPAAAPVGRVEPARTRVESMSTMRQKIAEHMVFSKRTSAHVTTVHKIDMTKVAKLREKSKAAFQERYGFGLTFLPFVLRATCDALRAFPIVNASIDGTSVLYHHDINLGIAVALDGGNGLIVPVIRQADEKNIVGLQRAVVDLAGRARSKQLKPDEVQGGTFSITNFGSFGSIFATPVINQPQVAILGIGSVEKTPVVIDDAIAIRSIAHLALTFDHRLIDGALADQFCQKIKAVLENWSEPV; encoded by the coding sequence ATGCCGCGCCGAGCTGGGCGAGATCCGCTCAACGATCGTGGCGAAATTCGCAGAAGTTTTTTATTTTCAGATGGTTCAATCAGAAAAGTTCATGGAGAAAATCGCATGACCGATGTCGTGATGCCCCAGATGGGCGAGAGCATTGTCGAGGGAACCTTAACGAAGTGGTTGAAGAAGCCGGGCGACCGGGTGGAGCGCGACGAGCCGCTGTTTGAGATCTCGACGGACAAGGTCGACAGCGAGATTCCGTCCCCGGCGGCAGGCGTGCTGCAAGAAATTTTGATTGCCGAGGGCAATACAGTTGCTATTAACACTGTTGTTGGTAGAATAGGCGAAGGCGGGGACGTCGTTACAGAGAAACCTGCTACACTGCCGGCTGCTGCTCCGCCACCACCCCCAGCACCGGCGGGTGCACAGGTCACTCCTGTAGCGGCCCCCTTGCCGATGGCGGCGACGGCGCCTGCAGAGCCTCCTCCCCCGCCGGAGGCCGCGGTTTCCGTCGCCGCCGCTGACTTAGGTCCCCTCTCTCCGCTGGTTCGGCGCATGGCGCGCGAGCTCTCCGTCGACTTAAACAAGGTTACGGGGACGGGTGCGGGCGGACGGATCACCAAGCAGGACCTGGAAAAATTCGCGGCGGGGCAATCGACTCCGGCATCCGTTCCGGCAACCCCGGCTCCCGCTCCGCCCGTGGCAGCCGCGCCGGCAACCCCGGCGGCTCCGGCGCCGGCAAAGCCCGCTCCGGCGGCAGCTCCTGTCGGCCGCGTGGAACCGGCCCGGACACGCGTGGAATCGATGAGCACGATGCGGCAGAAAATCGCCGAACACATGGTGTTCTCCAAGCGCACTTCGGCACATGTGACCACAGTCCACAAGATCGACATGACAAAAGTGGCCAAACTCCGCGAGAAGTCAAAGGCAGCGTTCCAGGAGCGGTACGGGTTCGGTTTGACGTTCCTGCCGTTCGTGCTGCGGGCCACCTGCGACGCGCTCCGGGCGTTCCCGATCGTGAATGCTTCGATCGACGGAACCAGCGTCCTTTATCACCACGACATCAACCTGGGGATCGCCGTGGCGCTCGACGGCGGCAACGGATTGATCGTCCCGGTGATCCGGCAGGCGGATGAGAAGAACATCGTTGGCCTCCAGCGGGCGGTTGTCGACCTGGCGGGCCGCGCGCGCTCGAAGCAACTCAAGCCGGACGAAGTGCAGGGTGGCACGTTCTCGATCACGAATTTCGGCAGTTTCGGGAGCATCTTCGCGACGCCGGTGATCAATCAACCGCAGGTGGCGATTCTTGGGATCGGCTCCGTGGAGAAGACTCCGGTGGTGATCGACGACGCGATCGCAATCCGTTCGATCGCGCACCTCGCGCTGACGTTCGACCATCGGCTGATCGACGGCGCGCTGGCGGATCAGTTCTGCCAGAAGATCAAGGCCGTGCTCGAGAACTGGTCCGAGCCGGTATAG
- the lpdA gene encoding dihydrolipoyl dehydrogenase, producing MQFDLVVIGSGPGGYSAAVRAGQYGLKTAIVEKDPKLGGTCLHVGCVPTKALLQTAEVWDYFQHPGDHGIRCENPVLDLPAVLDRKNKIVSKHAKGVEFLMKKNKVEVIPGYGTLKGGGRVAVSSASGTRTLEAKNIIVATGSEARMLPGLEAGDPILTNIEILSMPAAPKTLAIIGAGAVGVEFASVYQRFGSKCTVLEMLPRLVPVEDEDVSRELERSFKKQGIRCETGARVEQVQKTEGGVRLQVTLSTGKTEAIEAEKLLVAVGRRPNTDRIGLENTRVETERGFVKVNEYQQTAEPNVYAIGDIVAGTPQLAHVATMEGMVAVAHMAGRPVRPVNKNRIPGATYTEPGIGSVGLTEAQAKAQGYAVRVGKFPFVANSKASILGHHDGFVKVVSDEKYGEILGVHIIGPHGYELIAEAVAAMEAEATVDTMIATIHAHPTLYEALGEAFNAVYGQAINA from the coding sequence ATGCAATTTGATCTGGTTGTGATCGGGAGCGGTCCCGGCGGCTATTCGGCGGCGGTGCGCGCCGGGCAATATGGGTTGAAGACGGCGATTGTCGAGAAAGATCCGAAACTCGGCGGGACTTGCCTGCACGTGGGCTGCGTGCCGACCAAGGCGCTGCTGCAGACGGCCGAGGTGTGGGACTACTTCCAACATCCGGGCGACCATGGCATCCGTTGCGAGAATCCGGTACTCGATCTTCCGGCCGTGCTCGACCGCAAGAACAAGATCGTCTCCAAGCACGCCAAAGGCGTTGAGTTCCTCATGAAGAAGAACAAGGTGGAGGTGATCCCGGGCTACGGCACATTGAAGGGCGGCGGGCGCGTGGCGGTGAGTTCCGCGAGCGGGACGCGGACGCTCGAAGCGAAGAACATTATTGTCGCGACCGGTTCCGAGGCGCGGATGCTGCCCGGGCTCGAAGCGGGGGACCCGATCCTCACCAACATCGAGATCCTGAGCATGCCGGCGGCGCCGAAGACGCTGGCGATCATCGGCGCTGGAGCCGTGGGCGTCGAGTTCGCATCGGTCTATCAGCGATTCGGATCGAAGTGCACGGTGCTCGAGATGCTGCCGCGGCTGGTTCCCGTGGAAGACGAGGATGTCTCGCGGGAGCTCGAACGGTCGTTCAAGAAACAGGGCATCCGGTGCGAGACCGGCGCCCGCGTGGAACAGGTGCAGAAGACCGAAGGCGGCGTCCGGCTCCAGGTGACGCTCTCCACCGGGAAGACTGAGGCGATCGAGGCGGAGAAGCTGCTGGTGGCAGTGGGCCGGCGGCCGAACACGGACCGCATCGGACTCGAGAATACGCGCGTCGAAACCGAGCGTGGGTTTGTGAAGGTGAACGAGTATCAGCAGACGGCCGAACCGAACGTGTACGCGATCGGCGACATCGTGGCCGGGACTCCGCAGTTGGCGCACGTGGCGACGATGGAAGGGATGGTGGCGGTGGCGCACATGGCGGGAAGGCCGGTGCGTCCGGTGAACAAGAACAGGATTCCCGGAGCGACCTACACCGAGCCGGGAATCGGAAGCGTGGGGCTCACCGAGGCGCAGGCGAAGGCGCAGGGCTACGCGGTGCGCGTGGGCAAGTTCCCGTTCGTGGCAAACAGCAAAGCGTCGATCCTCGGCCATCACGACGGCTTCGTGAAGGTGGTGAGCGATGAGAAGTACGGCGAGATCCTCGGCGTGCACATCATCGGCCCGCACGGATATGAATTAATCGCCGAGGCGGTTGCGGCGATGGAAGCCGAGGCGACGGTCGACACGATGATCGCGACCATTCACGCGCATCCCACGTTGTACGAGGCGCTCGGCGAAGCTTTCAACGCCGTGTACGGCCAGGCGATCAATGCCTAG
- the lipB gene encoding lipoyl(octanoyl) transferase LipB, with protein sequence MPSGARICEYRDLGRASYAGGLRLQRELLEKRKAGAIPDQLLFVEHPHTITLGRNAREEHILASREVLERSGVELWETDRGGDVTYHGPGQIVGYPILDLREWKRDVGAYLRGIEEVLIRTLGAFGIEGGREDGMTGVWVEGRKVAAIGVHLSRWVTTHGFALNVDTDLSYFRYIVPCGLTRPIGTVREAGCRAELGEIRSTIVAKFAEVFYFQMVQSEKFMEKIA encoded by the coding sequence ATGCCTAGCGGCGCACGCATCTGCGAGTATCGCGATCTGGGCCGGGCGTCGTACGCCGGCGGCCTGCGTCTGCAGCGCGAACTGCTCGAGAAGCGGAAAGCGGGGGCGATACCGGATCAACTGCTTTTCGTGGAGCATCCGCACACGATCACGCTGGGACGGAACGCGCGGGAGGAGCATATCCTGGCGAGCCGCGAAGTGCTGGAGCGTTCCGGAGTGGAACTTTGGGAGACGGACCGCGGCGGCGACGTGACGTATCACGGGCCGGGGCAGATCGTCGGGTACCCGATTCTCGACCTGCGGGAATGGAAGCGCGACGTGGGCGCGTACCTGCGCGGGATCGAGGAAGTGCTGATCCGGACGCTGGGCGCATTCGGCATTGAGGGAGGACGCGAGGACGGGATGACCGGCGTTTGGGTGGAAGGCCGGAAGGTGGCGGCGATCGGCGTGCACCTCAGCCGGTGGGTGACGACGCACGGATTTGCGCTGAACGTGGACACGGATCTGTCCTACTTCCGGTACATCGTCCCTTGCGGGCTAACACGCCCGATTGGAACCGTACGGGAAGCCGGATGCCGCGCCGAGCTGGGCGAGATCCGCTCAACGATCGTGGCGAAATTCGCAGAAGTTTTTTATTTTCAGATGGTTCAATCAGAAAAGTTCATGGAGAAAATCGCATGA
- a CDS encoding SGNH/GDSL hydrolase family protein, producing MRYAALLALAAAANAQLLEEFTPSRTNCCLAGQAANLAEQLKDWNQLGRYYADNQRLLGLPADPARVVFLGDSITDGWKLEQYFPGKSYVNRGISGQTTAQMLVRMMPDVIALKPAAMVLLAGTNDISGNAGPQTLAQIADNVRAIAELAQVHKIKVVLCALLPVSDYTARPQTQRRPPADILKFNAWLKQYAAESKAVYCDYHTPFADPKGFLTAGTSNDGLHPNAQGYRKMAPIVSAAIADALK from the coding sequence ATGCGATACGCCGCTCTCCTCGCCTTGGCCGCAGCCGCCAATGCCCAGCTTCTCGAGGAGTTTACCCCCTCCCGCACCAACTGCTGCCTCGCCGGCCAGGCGGCCAATCTCGCCGAGCAGCTCAAGGACTGGAACCAGCTCGGCCGCTACTACGCCGACAACCAGCGCCTCCTCGGCCTGCCCGCCGATCCCGCCCGCGTCGTCTTCCTCGGCGACTCCATCACCGACGGATGGAAGCTCGAGCAGTACTTCCCCGGCAAGTCCTACGTCAATCGCGGCATCTCCGGCCAGACCACCGCGCAGATGCTCGTCCGCATGATGCCCGACGTCATTGCGCTGAAGCCCGCGGCGATGGTGCTGCTCGCCGGAACCAACGACATCTCCGGCAACGCCGGTCCGCAAACGCTCGCTCAGATCGCCGACAACGTCCGGGCCATCGCCGAACTCGCCCAGGTCCACAAGATCAAGGTGGTGTTGTGCGCCCTGCTGCCTGTGAGCGACTACACGGCGCGGCCCCAGACGCAGCGCCGCCCGCCGGCCGACATTCTCAAGTTCAACGCCTGGCTGAAACAATACGCCGCGGAAAGCAAGGCGGTCTACTGCGACTACCATACGCCCTTTGCCGATCCCAAGGGCTTTTTGACCGCCGGTACGTCCAACGACGGGCTCCACCCCAACGCCCAGGGCTATCGGAAGATGGCGCCCATCGTCTCCGCCGCCATCGCCGACGCCCTGAAGTAG